In the Meiothermus sp. CFH 77666 genome, ACCGACTGCTCAAACAGAAAGCGGGAGTGAATGTCCACAATGACCTGGGCTGCGCTTTGCAGGCCGCCCTCGAGCACCCCCAGTTGCTCGGCGGGGGGTAGCACCCGCAGGGCGGCCTCTCCCACCACCGTCTCGTTCATGATGGAAGCGGTCTCGGCCAGGGTCATGGGCTCCTGGCGCAGCAGGTAGGGCACTGCCCGCAAGCAGTGGTTGTGGTAGGCGTGGCCCAGCTCGTGGGCCAGGGTCGAGAGGGACTCAAAGCTGTCCTCGTGGTTGAGCAGAATGCGTGAGCGCCCCTGCCCTACAGGCGTGCAGTAAGCCCCGCCCACCTTGCCCTTGCGCGGTGGGGCATCCAGCCAGCGCTCGGCAAAAGCCCGCCGGGCCAGGTCGGCAGCCGCCGGGGAGAAGCTCGCCAGGTGCTCGATGATGAACTGCCGTCCTTCCTCCCAACCCCACTTCCTGGGGCGGGCGCCGGGTCGTACCACCGGAGCGAACAGATCCCACCAGTCTAGCCTGTCCTTGCCCAAAGCCCGTGCCTTGGCGGCAAAATAGCGCCGCCAGTGGGGCAAACTATCCACCATCACCTGCTGCATGGCCCATAAGGTCTTGCGGCGGATACGATTCTCAAAGAGTGCAGGGGCCAGGTCGTCTGGCCACCCGCGCTTACGGTTCAGGGTCGAGACCTCGCCCTTGTAGCCGTTGAGCGCCGCTGCCAGGGCGGTTTCGTGGGCTTTCCAGGCGCTAAGCTCAGCCTCGTAGGCAGCCTTGCGCACGGCCTCGTCGGGGTGCATGGCCAGGTTCCGCACAGCGGTCATGGGCAACTCCTCCCCCTGCACCACCGCCGTAATCTGGCTGGTCAGGTTGCCGTGCAGCTTGACCCAGGCCCGCCCCCCCGAGAGCGAGAGTTCTGCGGCCAGCACTTCTTCGGGCTCGGACATCAGGTGCTGGGTCTGGATCTTGGCCTCCTCGAGCAGAATCCGGTAGTCTCCGGCCTGCACCGCATCGGCCTCGAGCCGGGCCAGCCAGCGCTGAAGGCGGGGGCGCAGCTTCTGGTACTCGAGGTGCAGAAGCTCGAGCTCCGAAAGCCTGGCCTGGGCCGCAAAGTCTGCGCTATCAGCATCCACCCGCATCTGCACATAGGCATACAGCGGCCCCAGGGTATCGCCAAAGGTGTTGAGCTTCTCCACCAGGGCCCAGAAGGTAGGTCTGTCGGTAGAAGCTCCCTCCTGGCCAATGCGGTGGGTCTCCAGGAAGTCCAGCAAATCCCGCAGTTGAGCCGCCACCTGGTTCCAGGCAGTCAAAAACTCGTTGGACTCAAATCCTGGAAACAAAGAATCCAGATCCCAGGTAGGAAGCTCGGCAGTGGCTTGGCTCATAGGCCCAAGTATAGGGATTCGACTCGAGTCGGTATAGAATCCAGGGCATGTATTTTCCGGTGCGTGTCCCCCTCGAGGTGCGTTTCAGCGACCTGGACACCCTCAAACACGTCAACAACGCGGTTTACCTGACCTACGACGAGGTGGCGCGGGGCCACTACCTGCGGCGGGCCGGGGCTACCATAGACAGCGGCCATTTCGTGATGGCGCGGGCCGAGGTGGACTACATTCAACCCATCCTGTTCGAGCAGCAGGTGGAGATTGCCCTGCGGGTGGAGCGGGTGGGCAACTCGAGCTTCCGCACCCATAGCGAGATCTGGGCCAATGGAGCCCTGGCCGCCCGCATCAAGGTGGTGGTGGTCTGGCTGGAAGACGGTAAACCTGCCCGCATCCCCGACTGGTTGCGCGAGGCCATCCGAACCCTGGAAACCGAGCCGGTCGAGGGCTTGTGAGGAACTTACCAGAAGTGGATTGATCCATGCAAAAGGCTGTTCGCTATGCATTAAGCCCTGTGTCGGGCTCCCAAATCTTTGACCTGAGACCCCAGACCTTTCGGCAACCCCGCGCGAGACTACTCTTGCTCAACCCCCACATTCACGCCCATCAAGAGCTCAATGGCTTTTTCCAGCATCAGGTCGCGCCCTTCGGCCAGGGCCTGAAAGTCGTCGGCAAAGCTTATGCTGGGGGTTACGCGGTCGGGGTAAAAGCTGCCGTCCTTGCGCTGGGCCCTCGAGGTGGTCACCTGCAGGCCCGAGCCATCGCTCAGGCGCAAGAAAATGGTGGCGGTATTGCCCACCCCGGCAGTGGGCTGCCCAATCACCGGGGCCTGGCGGCCTTCCTGTAAGTCGAAGGTGAAGTATTCCGCACACGAAGCGGTGCGCTCGTTCACCAGCACCACCACCGGGCCTGTCCAGCGAACCGCCTGCACCTCGTACTGCGGGCGGTCTCGGCCCCCCGAGCGGAAGTAGTAGTAGCCGTCTTTGTAGCCCTGCTCACTGGCGCGCATGTTGTCCTGCAAGCGCCGGTAGGTCTCCTCGACAAAGGCCCCCGCCCCCACCAGGCACTCGCTCAGCACCCCGCCGCCGTTGTTGCGCAGGTCTATGACCATGCCTTTGGCCCCCGCCGCCTGGGCCTGGCGTACGAGTTCGTGAATGCGCGGCCCCACCTGCTGATAGCCGCTGAACGAGGGAATGCGCAAGACCGCCACCCCATCCGAACGCAGGCTGAGCGAGGGTAGCTGCCGCAGGGAGATAATCCTGGGGCGCACCTCCACCTCGAAACGCTGCTGCACCCGCTGGATGGTCAGGCTGACCGGCCCTCCTGCGCTCAGGCGCTCGCGCAGGAAGTTGCTACGCTCTGCTTCGGCCTGGGGCAAGGGCTCGCCATTCACCGCCAGGATGCGATCCCCCCGGCGCAAACCCGCTTCCTCCGCAGGGGTTTCGGCGCTCACCTCTATCACCAGCAGGCCCTCGAGCCCCGGCACCACCTGGAGCTGCACGCCCAGTTGGGGGCGACTGCTGCTGGTTCCAGCCAGGCGCCGCTGGACTTCGGCGTAGTCTTCTGGGGTGAAGTAGCGGGTGTGGCGATCCCCGATTTCAGCCACCAGCGAGGCAATCACCGTGTAGGCTTTGTTCGCAGGGCAAACCACCTCCTGGGCGCAGATTTTCTCGAGCTCCCCCTGGTACTTCTGCCGCAGTTCCTGCGGCCTGACCTGCGAAAAACCCCCGTAGTAGTCGTTCAGCAAACGACTCACTTCGCTGAGCAAATCCTGGGCCGGGCTGGCCAGACCGAGCCCCGCCCACAACACCAGCACGACCCCCCAAAACCGCCGTTTGTCCATGCTCTATTTTTAGCGCCAAAGTTGGGGATGTGGGTTGTCTAAATCACAACTGCGCGGGCAATACGGGTTCGTCAAGTGTCGCAGGTCTCAGGTCTCATGTCACAGGTCACGTTGCTTTTGGCCTTCAGCTTTTAGCTTTCAGCTTTTGGCCTTCGGCTCTTAGCTTTCGGCCCCCTACGGCATCCTGAAGGTCTCGGGCCTGAGCACCGGGTTGACCCGGGCTTCTTGCACCTTGACCTCGGCAAACAGGGTGCCATCGGCGTAGAGGCGAGCCTGGAAGGGAATCTGGATGCCCGAGACCCGCCGCAGGTCGGCGTAGAGCACCGTCATCTGCCCCTGGCTATTCTGGTAGCGCTCGGCGATGAGCTGGTGCTGGGCATTTGCCAGATAGGTGGTCTTGCTGCCCTGAGTCGTGACTTCTATGGCGGTTCCTGTGCGGTCGCCAAAGGTGTGACGCCCCAGCAGCCGGGCCTGCTCTCTTCCGCTGCTTCCCAGGCGCAGGCCGTACCAGGTCTGGAACAGTCCGTTGCGAAGCTCCTGGGCCAGTTCGGCCTCGAGGGCCTTGCTCCCCGAGACCACGCTCCAGCTCTGTCCGCCTGCGGGGGTTACCTGGAGCACCTGAATGAGCTTGGAGCCGTCGCGGTACTCCACCCTGAGCCGCCTGGAAGGAAAATCTGCATACGAAACCACCGTTAGCTGGTTCTCCGGTTGCGGCCCGGAAAAGGTGGTCAGGGTGGCGGTTTCCTGGTAGGTACGCAAATTGGCCAGGGCCGGCCCACCGTGGGCAAGGCGCATTTTTTCCAGCAGTTGGGCGGCCTCCGGAGACACCTGGGCCAGTCCCAGGGCGCATAGCATTACTGCAAGCCCCAGCGTGTACTTCCATCTCGGCATCATCCCGCCCAGGGTATCGCAGGATTGTGTATGTCAGATAAGGCCTGCCTGAGCGCCGCTGGCCTGGGTTTTGAGTTACCCCGAGTGGGCGTATAGTATAGCCCCATGCCGGAAGAAACCAAAACCACCGAGACCAAACCCACGCCGCAAGATCAGCTCACCACCACCCAGCACAGCATCCGCATTGGAGGGAAGGAACTGCGCTACAGCGTAACCTGCGGAACTGTGGTGCTGCGCGAAGAATCGGAAAAGGACGGCACCGCCGAGGGGCACAAACCCAAGGCCACAGTGTTTTTCGTGGCCTACACCAAAGAGGGCGTAAGTGACCGCAGCCAGCGACCCATTACCTTTTCCTTCAACGGGGGGCCGGGTTCGTCCTCGGTCTGGCTGCACCTGGGCCTACTGGGCCCCAAACGGGTGGAGATGGGCGACGCCGGGGCCCTCACCCCCCCGCCTTACCGGCTGGTAGACAACGAACACACCCTGCTCGAGGTGAGCGACCTGGTCTTCATCGACCCGGTCGGTACGGGCTATAGCCGCATGGTGGAGGGCGAGAAAACCCGGGAGTACCACGGCTTCAAGCGCGACCTCGAGAGCGTGGGGGAGTTTATCCGCCTCTACACCCACCGCTACGGGCGCTGGACCAGCCCCAAGTACCTGATCGGCGAGAGCTACGGCACCACCCGGGCGGCGGGCCTGTCGGGCTATCTGCAAGAGCGGCACGGCATGTACCTGAACGGCCTCATGCTGGTCAGCAGCATTCTGGAGTTCTCCACCGCCCGCTTTGGCCCCGGCAACGACCTGCCGCACATCCTGTTCCTGCCCACCTTTAGCGCCACCGCCTGGTATCACGGCAAGCTTCCCAAAGACCTCCAACAAAAACCGCTAAAGGCCCTCTTGAAGGAAGTGGAAGCCTTTGCCGAAGGCGAGTACACCCTGGCCCTGATGCAAGGCAGCAAACTGGCCTCCGCCGAGCAAAAGCGCATCGCTCAGAAGCTGGCCCGCTACACCGGCCTAACAGAAGCGTACGTACTAGCCAGCAACCTGCGCCTGGAGATCTTCCGCTTCACCAAGGAGCTTCTGCGTGCCGAGCGCAAAACCGTGGGTCGGCTGGACAGCCGCTTTACCGGCACCGACCGCGACGCCGCCGGGGCTGCCTTCGAGTACGACCCCAGTTATGCCGCCATTCAGGGGCCCTACACCGCCACCCTCAACCAGTACGTGCGGCAAGACCTGGGCTTCGAGAGCGACCTGCCCTACGAAATTCTCTCCAACCTGTACCAGAACTGGAGCTACAAGGAGTTCGAGAACCAGTACCTGAATGTGGCCGAGACCCTCCGCAAGGCCATCTGCATGAACCCCTTCCTGCGGGTGTATGTAGGCAGCGGCTACTACGACCTGGCCACCCCCTACTTTGCCACCGACTACACCCTGAACCACCTGAGCCTGGAACCCCACCTGCAACAAAACATCCAGGTACACTACTACCCCGCCGGCCACATGATGTACGTGCACCTGCCCTCGCTGGCCCGGCAAGCCGCCGACCTGAAGGCGTTTGTGCAGGGTGAACGCAAGCCGACCCGGAAAAGTAAGGCCCAAGCCAGACGGTAAAAGCCGAAAACTGAAGTTCTGAGCGCAAATACCTATCAGAGCGCACACCTCGCAATGAATACCCCACCGCCCATTACCGTTGTGAATGTGGGCTACCGCTCTACCAACTACTGGGTTGTAAGCGCGGGCACCTCGCGCTTGCTGGTGGACATCGGCTGGCCCGGAACCCTTGGAACCCTGAAGGCCCATCTTGCCAGGGTGGGCATCCCCCTCTGCGAGATTCGCTACGCCCTGGCTACCCACTACCACATAGACCATGCGGGGCTTGCCGAGGAGCTCAAGCGGGAGGGGGTTCAACTGCTGGTGCTCGAGGTTCAGCTCGAGGCCATCCCCATCATGAAAACCTGGACGAAGCCAGGAGATCACTACCTGGACATCACGGAGCACGGCAACATCATCATCTCATTCGAGCAGAGCCGCCTGCTCCTGGGCCAGATGGGAATTGCTGGCGAAATCCTGCATACGCCAGGCCACACCGACCACTGCGTCTCGCTTGTACTGGACAACGGCTTTGCCTTCACCGGCGACCTCCCGGCAGAGGCCTATGCTTTCGATAACCCCGTCGCACTGGCAAGCTGGCAACGCCTGCGAGCAAAGGGGGCAACCAGCATATACCCCGCCCACGGGCCGGTGTGGCCCATTGGGGAAGCGCCCAGTACGCCATCCTCTTGAGGGTTGTGTGCCCACACGCGCCGCTCAATCTTTGGCCTTGGTTGGTAGGATGAGGCCATGCGAATGGGCGTTTTGCTCACACCGGGTTTCCTCGAGGCCGAGGCGGCCCTGACGCTCGAGGTGGCCCGGCTCCTGGGCTGGGAGCGGTTCACCCTGGCACGGGGACGCACCGCCCTGGAAGGCAGCGCGGGCGCGGTCTGGACGCCCAGGTACACCTTCGCCGCCAGGCCCGAACTGGATTTGCTGGTGATTCCCGGCGGCCCCCAGATGCGAAAACTGGGGCGCGATGCGGAGCACCAGGACTGGTTGGGCGAGGTGTGGGAGGGCCTGCGGGCGGTGTTCGCCGGGGCCAATGGGGTGCTTTTTTTGTGGGAGGCCGGACAGGTCTCGGGCCAGGTCGCCGCTCACCCCATTGCCGAAGAAGCCCTGGCCGGAACCGCATTAGAGCGCTGTAAAGAACCCTACCACTGGCAGGGCAAGGTCTGTACCACCAGGGGCTACCTGGCCCTGGCCGGGGCCGTGCTGGACTGGGCCGGGTTCGCCCAGGAAGCCAGGGCCCATCTTGGCTTGGGCGAATGATACCGAATCCACATCGTTCCTCTCGCCTTCACAAACCGACAGCTAGGCAGAAAGTTGCGCCTGGGGTGTCGCCTGATGAGAGGGCTCGCCCTGTGCCCCCATAAAGCTGGCATAAAAAACGCCCCCAGAGCGCCCTTGTGGTTCTCTGAAGCTCCCCGGTGAGCAGCAAACGCAGGGCCTGGCGGTAACCCAAACGCTCTTCAAACAGGGGGCGTGTATCTGGCCTGGTTTGCAGCGCTGTTCGCTTTTGGCCTTGAACCTTGGGCTTTCAGCACACCAATGATTTGCCGACTCATTGCAAGCTCACTGGGGCGCTACATAGAGCAACACCGCCGTAACCAGCCCGGCAATCACCACCATTGCCAGCAAGGCCACCAGCACGTAGCTTTCATCGGCCAGGATATCGGCGGGCTTCTGGGATAGATTCTGGGTATCCAGGCCAAACTGCACCATCAGCAGCACTGCCGCCACCGCCAGCATCAAGAGCAGCACCGTTGCCATGAACACCTCCTGAGACACCTCGAGTCTACCCTTCTTGCCCGGGGCTTTTGCCTCTGGGTTAGAATGGGGGCTTGTGTGCAGGCAGCGTGGCCTGCCCAGAGGAACCGCATGGCATCACTCGGAGTCGGCATCGTAGGTCTTCCCAACGTGGGTAAATCCACCCTCTTCAACGCCATTACCAAAGCAGGCGCCCTGGCCGCCAACTATCCCTTTGCCACCATTGACAAAAACGTGGGGGTGGTCACGCTCCCCGACCCGCGTCTGACCGCCCTGCAAAAGCTCTTTGTGAAGGGCGAACGGGTGCCGCCCATTGTGCCTACCCATGTGGAGTTTGTGGACATTGCCGGGCTGGTGAAGGGGGCCCACAAGGGCGAGGGCCTGGGCAACCAGTTTCTGGCCAATATCCGCGAGGTAGCCGCCATTGCCCACGTGGTGCGCTGCTTCGAAGACCCCAACGTGGTGCATGTGGCCGGCCAGGTCAACCCCCTGGACGACCTCGAGACCATCAACACCGAACTGGCCCTGGCCGACCTCCAGACAATCGAAAAGCGCCTGGACAAGCTGCGCAAGTCGGCCCGCACCGACAAGGACGACAAAGCCCTGCTGGAGGTGCTGGAACCGCTCATGCAACACCTTTCGCAGGGCCAGCCCATCCGAAC is a window encoding:
- a CDS encoding M3 family oligoendopeptidase; amino-acid sequence: MSQATAELPTWDLDSLFPGFESNEFLTAWNQVAAQLRDLLDFLETHRIGQEGASTDRPTFWALVEKLNTFGDTLGPLYAYVQMRVDADSADFAAQARLSELELLHLEYQKLRPRLQRWLARLEADAVQAGDYRILLEEAKIQTQHLMSEPEEVLAAELSLSGGRAWVKLHGNLTSQITAVVQGEELPMTAVRNLAMHPDEAVRKAAYEAELSAWKAHETALAAALNGYKGEVSTLNRKRGWPDDLAPALFENRIRRKTLWAMQQVMVDSLPHWRRYFAAKARALGKDRLDWWDLFAPVVRPGARPRKWGWEEGRQFIIEHLASFSPAAADLARRAFAERWLDAPPRKGKVGGAYCTPVGQGRSRILLNHEDSFESLSTLAHELGHAYHNHCLRAVPYLLRQEPMTLAETASIMNETVVGEAALRVLPPAEQLGVLEGGLQSAAQVIVDIHSRFLFEQSVFARRRERELSAAEFCQLMLEAQQETYGAALATYHPYMWAVKGHYYGSNFYNFPYAFGLLFGLALYQRYLDEGAGFVAQYEDLLASVGKYPAEQLAARFGYDLESEGFWQEGMAVLVKRIERFEQMIL
- a CDS encoding thioesterase family protein, with translation MYFPVRVPLEVRFSDLDTLKHVNNAVYLTYDEVARGHYLRRAGATIDSGHFVMARAEVDYIQPILFEQQVEIALRVERVGNSSFRTHSEIWANGALAARIKVVVVWLEDGKPARIPDWLREAIRTLETEPVEGL
- a CDS encoding S41 family peptidase, producing the protein MDKRRFWGVVLVLWAGLGLASPAQDLLSEVSRLLNDYYGGFSQVRPQELRQKYQGELEKICAQEVVCPANKAYTVIASLVAEIGDRHTRYFTPEDYAEVQRRLAGTSSSRPQLGVQLQVVPGLEGLLVIEVSAETPAEEAGLRRGDRILAVNGEPLPQAEAERSNFLRERLSAGGPVSLTIQRVQQRFEVEVRPRIISLRQLPSLSLRSDGVAVLRIPSFSGYQQVGPRIHELVRQAQAAGAKGMVIDLRNNGGGVLSECLVGAGAFVEETYRRLQDNMRASEQGYKDGYYYFRSGGRDRPQYEVQAVRWTGPVVVLVNERTASCAEYFTFDLQEGRQAPVIGQPTAGVGNTATIFLRLSDGSGLQVTTSRAQRKDGSFYPDRVTPSISFADDFQALAEGRDLMLEKAIELLMGVNVGVEQE
- a CDS encoding peptidase S10; protein product: MPEETKTTETKPTPQDQLTTTQHSIRIGGKELRYSVTCGTVVLREESEKDGTAEGHKPKATVFFVAYTKEGVSDRSQRPITFSFNGGPGSSSVWLHLGLLGPKRVEMGDAGALTPPPYRLVDNEHTLLEVSDLVFIDPVGTGYSRMVEGEKTREYHGFKRDLESVGEFIRLYTHRYGRWTSPKYLIGESYGTTRAAGLSGYLQERHGMYLNGLMLVSSILEFSTARFGPGNDLPHILFLPTFSATAWYHGKLPKDLQQKPLKALLKEVEAFAEGEYTLALMQGSKLASAEQKRIAQKLARYTGLTEAYVLASNLRLEIFRFTKELLRAERKTVGRLDSRFTGTDRDAAGAAFEYDPSYAAIQGPYTATLNQYVRQDLGFESDLPYEILSNLYQNWSYKEFENQYLNVAETLRKAICMNPFLRVYVGSGYYDLATPYFATDYTLNHLSLEPHLQQNIQVHYYPAGHMMYVHLPSLARQAADLKAFVQGERKPTRKSKAQARR
- a CDS encoding MBL fold metallo-hydrolase; protein product: MNTPPPITVVNVGYRSTNYWVVSAGTSRLLVDIGWPGTLGTLKAHLARVGIPLCEIRYALATHYHIDHAGLAEELKREGVQLLVLEVQLEAIPIMKTWTKPGDHYLDITEHGNIIISFEQSRLLLGQMGIAGEILHTPGHTDHCVSLVLDNGFAFTGDLPAEAYAFDNPVALASWQRLRAKGATSIYPAHGPVWPIGEAPSTPSS
- a CDS encoding DJ-1/PfpI family protein, which translates into the protein MRMGVLLTPGFLEAEAALTLEVARLLGWERFTLARGRTALEGSAGAVWTPRYTFAARPELDLLVIPGGPQMRKLGRDAEHQDWLGEVWEGLRAVFAGANGVLFLWEAGQVSGQVAAHPIAEEALAGTALERCKEPYHWQGKVCTTRGYLALAGAVLDWAGFAQEARAHLGLGE